CCTCTTCAAATATTTCCAATGCCTTCAGTGAACATTCAAGCATGTTATTTATTTTAGACTTTGCTCTGTATGCAAAAGCCATACTTGTTAAAGCATATCCTTCTTCAATTTTAAGGTTATGTTTTCTGGACATAGTATAAGCTTCAAAGCTTATTTCATATGATTTATCAGGATTAACTGCAGATAAGTGCTTTGCTTCTTTTAATTTTTTATAAATTTCATCTGTTATTGTTTTCTTCATTTAAGTCCCCTAATGTTAAAAGTACTCTAAATATTATACTGTAAATCGTTCATATTTTCCATAAATTAATATAAACTACCATTTACCTTTTTTCTCATGTGGCACAGTCATATTAATATTTCTACGCCGGTTTCATGTCATTTAAATAAAAAAGAAATGCACCATAAAACAATCATTGCACACTCCTTTTTTATCTTATTTTTTTGGTTTTACCCTGATTTTTATAAGTGTCTCAATATCACTTAACTGCTCAGCGCCCCTCACCTCTATCATAAGCCATCGGCCGCCGGCAGAAAATGCAGCTTTATTATATAAATTAGCAACATAATCTGTAATCATTCCTGCCTCTATAGCTGCTTTCGCCTCATCATCTTCTTTTACTCCTACTACAACCAGAGCAATAAAATAATCTTTCATAGGATAAAGCGTACATAG
Above is a window of Sedimentibacter sp. MB35-C1 DNA encoding:
- a CDS encoding DUF3788 domain-containing protein encodes the protein MEWSKLFDISSMPSMEDIKCYIGKSKPIWNELISFIEDTYKVSCQMSYSKCSLQPGWNVKYKKSGKSLCTLYPMKDYFIALVVVGVKEDDEAKAAIEAGMITDYVANLYNKAAFSAGGRWLMIEVRGAEQLSDIETLIKIRVKPKK